From the genome of Yersinia enterocolitica, one region includes:
- a CDS encoding 6,7-dimethyl-8-ribityllumazine synthase, producing MNVIEGVVATPNARVAIAIARFNNFINDSLLEGAIDALKRIGQVADDNITVVWVPGAYELPLVANVLAKTNRYDAVIALGTVIRGGTAHFEYVAGEASSGLASVAMNSDIPVAFGVLTTESIEQAIERAGTKAGNKGAEAALTALEMINVIKAIKG from the coding sequence ATGAACGTTATCGAAGGTGTTGTTGCTACTCCTAATGCCCGCGTGGCGATTGCAATTGCGCGTTTTAACAACTTTATCAACGACAGTCTGCTGGAAGGTGCAATTGATGCCCTGAAGCGCATTGGTCAGGTAGCTGATGACAACATTACTGTTGTTTGGGTACCGGGTGCCTATGAGTTGCCGCTGGTTGCCAATGTATTAGCAAAAACAAATCGTTACGATGCGGTAATTGCGCTGGGTACGGTTATCCGTGGGGGAACTGCGCACTTTGAATATGTTGCTGGTGAAGCGAGTTCTGGCTTGGCAAGTGTCGCCATGAATAGCGATATTCCAGTCGCTTTCGGTGTGCTGACCACAGAAAGTATTGAGCAGGCAATTGAGCGTGCTGGTACTAAAGCGGGTAATAAAGGTGCAGAAGCTGCCCTGACCGCACTTGAAATGATTAATGTAATCAAAGCTATTAAAGGCTGA
- a CDS encoding bifunctional diaminohydroxyphosphoribosylaminopyrimidine deaminase/5-amino-6-(5-phosphoribosylamino)uracil reductase RibD — protein MQTDEFYMARAFELARLGRFTTSPNPNVGCVLVRDGEIVGEGYHLRAGEPHAEVHALHMAGEKARGATAYVTLEPCSHHGRTPPCADALVAAGVTRVVAAMQDPNPQVAGRGLYKLKQAGVAVDHGLMLAEAEAVNLGFLKRMRTGFPYLQLKMAASLDGRTAMASGESQWITSPQARQDVQRFRAESSAILSTSATVIADDPSLTVRWSELDAQTQALYPQDSLRPPVRIILDSHNRVTPEHQVTQQNGPCWLARVEADQQPWPDNVEQLLLPRHGNGVDLVLLMMQLGKRQINSVWVEAGPQLAGALLQAGVVDELILYIAPKLLGSDARGLCQLAGLTHLAQAPEFVFSDVRQVGPDLRLRLKPKY, from the coding sequence ATGCAGACTGATGAGTTCTATATGGCCCGCGCTTTTGAACTCGCGCGGTTAGGGCGGTTTACTACCTCGCCAAACCCAAATGTTGGGTGTGTGTTGGTGCGTGATGGTGAAATTGTCGGCGAAGGGTATCATCTGCGTGCCGGAGAGCCACACGCCGAAGTACATGCATTACACATGGCGGGTGAAAAAGCGCGCGGTGCAACGGCTTATGTCACCCTTGAGCCTTGTAGTCACCACGGGCGCACGCCGCCTTGTGCGGATGCACTGGTGGCCGCTGGTGTAACCCGAGTCGTGGCGGCAATGCAGGACCCCAATCCGCAAGTTGCCGGGCGCGGGTTATATAAATTGAAACAGGCCGGGGTTGCAGTCGACCACGGTTTGATGTTGGCGGAAGCTGAAGCCGTGAATCTTGGTTTCCTAAAGCGGATGCGTACCGGTTTTCCTTATTTGCAATTGAAAATGGCGGCATCATTAGATGGACGTACCGCGATGGCCTCGGGTGAAAGCCAGTGGATTACGTCGCCACAGGCACGCCAGGATGTGCAGCGTTTTCGAGCTGAGAGTTCGGCGATTCTCAGTACCAGTGCCACCGTAATAGCGGATGACCCTTCGCTCACGGTGCGCTGGTCGGAGTTAGATGCCCAAACGCAAGCCTTGTATCCCCAAGATTCGCTGCGCCCACCGGTTCGGATTATATTGGATAGCCATAACCGTGTAACGCCTGAACACCAAGTGACACAACAAAATGGCCCATGCTGGCTGGCGCGCGTTGAGGCGGATCAGCAGCCATGGCCAGATAATGTCGAGCAGTTATTGTTACCTCGCCATGGTAATGGTGTGGATTTGGTATTATTGATGATGCAACTTGGCAAGCGGCAAATTAACTCAGTGTGGGTTGAAGCCGGGCCACAACTGGCAGGCGCACTATTACAGGCCGGTGTGGTTGATGAGTTAATTCTGTATATCGCGCCAAAACTGTTGGGTAGCGATGCCCGCGGATTGTGCCAGTTGGCTGGATTAACGCATTTAGCACAAGCCCCTGAATTTGTCTTCAGTGATGTACGTCAGGTGGGGCCAGACTTACGTTTGCGTTTGAAACCGAAGTATTAA